Proteins encoded within one genomic window of Geotalea daltonii FRC-32:
- a CDS encoding nitrite/sulfite reductase domain-containing protein produces the protein MKKDIPEKGAILQRDRETYAIAPHIPGGITDTATLRKICDVADKYQVQAVKITSAQRIALVGIKEEDLDAVWAELATTPGAAIGLCVRSIKICPGTSYCKRGVQDSISLGLKLDSIYHAMELPNKLKMGVSGCLVSCAESALKDIGIMGTNKGWRIMVGGNAGARPRIADLLVDNVPTEEEVLEIVAKIIAWYKGSTNQNRIGRIIDEMGIDRVRQEVLGKDA, from the coding sequence ATGAAGAAGGATATTCCGGAAAAAGGGGCAATACTGCAGCGCGACCGGGAAACCTACGCCATTGCCCCCCATATCCCGGGAGGGATAACCGATACCGCCACCCTGCGCAAGATCTGCGATGTGGCGGACAAGTACCAGGTGCAGGCAGTAAAAATCACCTCTGCCCAGCGCATTGCCCTGGTTGGGATAAAAGAAGAGGACCTGGATGCGGTTTGGGCTGAGCTGGCCACAACCCCGGGTGCCGCCATCGGCCTCTGTGTGCGTAGCATCAAAATCTGTCCCGGGACAAGCTACTGCAAGCGGGGGGTGCAGGATTCCATCTCTCTTGGGCTCAAGCTTGACAGTATCTACCATGCCATGGAGCTTCCCAACAAGCTGAAGATGGGGGTTTCCGGCTGCCTGGTTTCATGTGCCGAATCGGCCCTGAAAGATATTGGCATCATGGGCACCAACAAGGGGTGGCGGATCATGGTAGGGGGCAATGCCGGTGCCCGTCCGCGTATTGCGGATCTATTGGTGGATAATGTGCCGACTGAAGAGGAAGTCCTTGAAATCGTGGCGAAGATAATAGCCTGGTACAAGGGCTCGACAAACCAGAACCGCATTGGTCGCATAATAGATGAGATGGGTATTGACCGTGTTCGCCAAGAGGTGCTCGGGAAGGACGCTTGA
- a CDS encoding TraR/DksA family transcriptional regulator, whose product MVDKLDEMKAILLKMKEETIKEISKSLKSGSDIPTNEPSGDIYDQASSERDRELGLLLDDREREKLRNIDEALLKIEEEEYGICEECEEEIPIGRLKIVPFARYCVKCKADIEKLQAQTKRFEEDRAYREIALGEEEEA is encoded by the coding sequence ATGGTTGATAAACTGGATGAGATGAAAGCCATCCTCCTTAAGATGAAAGAAGAGACCATCAAGGAAATCAGCAAGTCTCTCAAATCAGGTTCGGATATTCCCACCAACGAACCGAGCGGCGATATTTATGATCAGGCATCCAGCGAACGGGATCGGGAACTGGGGCTTTTGCTCGACGACCGCGAGCGGGAGAAACTGCGCAATATTGATGAGGCTCTGCTGAAGATCGAAGAGGAAGAGTATGGCATTTGCGAAGAATGTGAAGAAGAGATTCCCATTGGCCGGCTGAAGATAGTCCCTTTTGCCCGCTATTGCGTCAAGTGCAAGGCGGATATTGAAAAGCTGCAGGCCCAGACCAAGCGATTTGAAGAAGATCGTGCCTATCGAGAAATCGCTCTGGGCGAGGAAGAAGAGGCCTGA
- a CDS encoding 4Fe-4S binding protein — MSQRYIQPLRIMIQWGFLLFSLYLGILFFRFVYHLRLGASGPLPGRPEGIEAFLPISALLSLKDWLTSGSINPVHPAALVIFLSVVAGSFLLKRSFCSWICPVGTISEVLWKGGFSIFKRNIQPPRWLDLILRSIKFLLLAFFLYSIFFAMLPEQVTAFIYSEYNKIADVRLLDFFLNLSGRPLVIIGLLVLLSLGLRNPFCRFLCPYGALLGLISLFSPVKATRNKSTCVSCGVCNQVCPSYIPIMSRERVHSEECIGCLRCVSHCRAEGALAMKLTGCKVTVNGVVFAMLVVLFFWGGTMIGKMGGHWHTAITAAEYGRLLGR; from the coding sequence ATGAGTCAACGATATATTCAGCCCCTGAGGATCATGATCCAGTGGGGTTTTCTCCTCTTCTCCCTTTACCTGGGGATCCTCTTTTTCCGTTTTGTCTACCATCTCCGCCTGGGCGCATCGGGCCCGCTCCCTGGCAGGCCGGAAGGGATCGAGGCCTTCCTGCCCATCTCCGCCCTTTTGAGCCTGAAGGATTGGCTGACCAGCGGTTCCATCAATCCGGTACATCCTGCTGCTCTGGTCATTTTTCTCAGTGTCGTTGCCGGTTCCTTCCTGCTGAAGCGGTCATTCTGTTCCTGGATCTGTCCGGTAGGAACCATTTCAGAGGTGCTGTGGAAGGGAGGATTCAGCATCTTCAAGCGCAACATCCAGCCTCCCCGCTGGCTGGACCTGATTTTGCGCAGCATCAAGTTTCTGCTGCTCGCTTTTTTCCTCTATTCAATTTTCTTTGCCATGCTGCCGGAGCAGGTCACCGCTTTCATCTATTCCGAATACAACAAGATCGCCGATGTGAGACTCCTGGACTTTTTCCTCAACCTGTCAGGGCGGCCTCTGGTGATAATCGGCCTGCTTGTGCTGCTATCACTGGGGCTACGCAATCCTTTCTGCCGCTTTCTCTGCCCCTATGGCGCTCTTCTGGGGCTGATATCGCTTTTTTCACCAGTGAAGGCAACCCGGAACAAAAGCACCTGCGTATCCTGCGGCGTCTGCAACCAGGTTTGCCCTTCGTACATCCCCATCATGTCCAGGGAGCGGGTTCATTCGGAAGAGTGCATCGGCTGCCTGCGCTGTGTCAGCCACTGCCGAGCAGAAGGGGCTTTGGCCATGAAGCTTACCGGATGCAAGGTTACGGTGAATGGGGTGGTCTTTGCCATGCTGGTGGTTTTGTTTTTCTGGGGCGGGACAATGATCGGCAAGATGGGCGGGCACTGGCATACTGCCATCACAGCAGCGGAATACGGTCGGCTGCTCGGCAGATAG
- the ttcA gene encoding tRNA 2-thiocytidine(32) synthetase TtcA → MALIEDALYKRIKNRVGRAIAEYGLIEDGDRIAVGVSGGKDSYTLLHMLDTLRRRAPVRYEVVAINIDSGYPGFRADIIEEHLHENGFTVHMEKTDHYGIIKEKRRLDSSYCSICARLKRGALYALAQQHNCNKLALGHHMDDFIETLLLNQFFVGALKAMAPGMLADNGLTTVIRPLVYVSEEDIIQFSRNNRFPVVCCCCPVCGSADQQRRRMKELLKELEKENPYIKKSLLRALANVQPRHLLDKRLKS, encoded by the coding sequence GTGGCACTCATTGAAGATGCTTTGTACAAAAGGATTAAAAACAGGGTAGGTCGCGCCATCGCCGAATACGGACTGATCGAGGACGGAGACCGTATTGCAGTTGGCGTTTCCGGTGGCAAGGATTCATACACGTTGTTGCATATGCTGGATACCTTGAGGAGAAGGGCACCGGTGCGCTACGAGGTCGTCGCCATCAACATCGACTCGGGATATCCCGGTTTCAGGGCGGACATCATCGAAGAACATCTCCATGAGAACGGCTTTACCGTGCATATGGAGAAAACGGATCATTATGGCATCATCAAGGAAAAGCGACGTCTCGATTCCTCCTACTGTTCCATCTGTGCCCGCCTAAAAAGAGGAGCTCTCTATGCCCTGGCCCAGCAGCACAATTGCAACAAGCTGGCGCTGGGTCACCACATGGACGATTTCATCGAAACCCTGCTGCTCAACCAGTTCTTTGTCGGCGCACTCAAGGCGATGGCGCCGGGGATGCTGGCCGACAACGGGCTGACGACGGTAATCAGGCCACTCGTTTATGTATCAGAAGAAGACATCATTCAATTTTCCCGCAACAACCGTTTCCCTGTGGTCTGTTGCTGCTGCCCGGTTTGTGGTTCCGCCGATCAGCAACGCAGAAGGATGAAAGAACTTCTGAAGGAGCTGGAAAAGGAAAATCCATACATCAAAAAGAGTCTCTTAAGGGCTCTCGCCAATGTGCAGCCGCGCCACCTTCTGGACAAGAGACTGAAATCCTGA